The Plasmodium vinckei vinckei genome assembly, chromosome: PVVCY_14 genome window below encodes:
- a CDS encoding ATP synthase subunit gamma, mitochondrial, putative, translating into MNKMMETGRMFMRAKIFANNSMIPEIGKKNFASDNLRSLSLRMKSIKSIQKITKAMKMVAASKFKGDQKRLENCKYFSTPLADMFNRLNQLDIHKKNEDLAIIAISSDKGLCGSVNSSISRICKKILENDQIDNELVNNISPNKISLYGIGEKIKSALSRLHGDKFEAVYSEYNKIPINFITCSYIAESILKKNHTNLLIVYNNFKSAISFDTKILSIFSQKQLNKINKKELATFEFEPELDYIFKDVYEFYFTSIIYNCIIENLASEQSARMTAMDNASSSATDMLGALSLKYNRARQSKITLELIEIISGANAL; encoded by the exons atgaacAAGATGATGGAAACAGGCAGAATGTTTATGCGTGCGAAGATTTTCGCTAATAATAGTATGATCCCTgaaattggaaaaaaaaattttgctAGTGATAACTTAAGGTCTTTATCCCTTCGTATGAAATCAATTAAATCAATCCAGAAAATAACAAAGGCTATGAAGATGGTTGCTGCTTCAAAATTTAAAGGAGATCAAAAAAGATTAGAAAATTGTAAATACTTTTCAACACCATTAGCTGATATGTTTAATAGATTAAACCAATTGGATatccataaaaaaaatgaagatttAGCTATAATAGCTATATCATCAGATAAAGGTTTATGTGGTAGTGTAAATTCATCGATATCAAGAATATGCAAAAAGATTTTAGAAAATGATCAAATAGACAATGAActtgttaataatatttcaccaaataaaatatctttATATGGAATAGgcgaaaaaataaaatcggCTTTAAGTAGATTACATGGTGATAAATTTGAAGCGGTTTATAgtgaatataataagatACCAATCAATTTTATAACTTGTTCATATATTGCTGAatctatattaaaaaaaaatcatacaAATTTACTTAtcgtatataataattttaaatctgctatttcatttgatacgaaaattttaagtattttttcccaaaaacaattaaacaaaattaacaaaaaagagTTAGCGACTTTCGAATTCGAACCTGAACTcgattatatttttaaggaCGTTTAtgagttttattttacgtccataatatataattgtataATTGAAAACCTCGCTTCTGAGCAG TCCGCTAGAATGACAGCAATGGACAATGCATCATCGAGTGCTACAGATATGCTCGGTGCCCTATCCCTAAAATATAACAGAGCCAGACAg TCGAAAATCACCCTAGAGCTCATTGAAATTATATCTGGTGCCAATGCCTTATAA
- a CDS encoding alternative splicing regulator, putative, producing the protein MVESLNVSATDVIRLILQYLKENNLIRSFYVLQEESNVKLNATSNIDILIRDINKGNWKNVLFNISTIDLSDDTLMNIYEQLICELIEYKEKELAENIMNECIIFKRMEKKYSYKYKKLVDILSSVNSGNSVGKNILYDGMTKDEKRNNLCMMINNEISSCAPSRLLALIGMALKWQNEHNIIKNKNGEFDIFRNVEKSEIKTIDVYPEKILKSINFGNDSNVECCISSYQKDYLITGTSDGFIEIWNWYTGKLNMDLEYQKENKIMTHDNAIVSLCISKDDEILLSGDSNGVIKIWRIKTGSCLRQINAHTNAITSMHFNTDQTQVLTCSYDNTVKIHGLKSLNCLKEFTNHSSLVHSAIYTLDNSKVICGTDEGKIFIYNHKTCECINSFYVYYNINETIIYPAVINIILITKTLDELILVCSKSPYCYIMNLKGKIIKTYTNITDSDMNSENYVNFVYACFSPNYKYVYCLGENQYLYCFDYITTKLETQIKLHEKDAIGIMHNQTQNFMASWALDGSLNIIQ; encoded by the coding sequence atggTGGAGTCGCTAAATGTGTCAGCCACCGATGTAATTAGACTAATACTACAATACTTGAAGGAAAACAATTTAATAAGATCATTTTATGTATTACAAGAAGAAAGCAATGTGAAATTAAATGCAACAAGTAATAttgatattttaataagGGATATTAATAAAGGGAATTggaaaaatgtattatttaatataagtACTATAGATTTATCTGATGATACATTAATGAACATATATGAGCAATTAATATGTGAATTAAttgaatataaagaaaaagaattagcagaaaatataatgaatgaatgtataatatttaaaaggatggaaaaaaagtattcatataaatataaaaaactgGTAGACATATTGAGCAGTGTTAATAGTGGTAATAGTGTagggaaaaatatattatatgatgGTATGAcaaaagatgaaaaaagaaataatttatgtatgatgataaataatgaaatatcaTCATGTGCCCCATCAAGATTACTCGCTTTAATAGGCATGGCATTAAAATGGCAAAATGagcataatattattaagaataaaaatggtgaatttgatatatttcgAAATGTCgaaaaaagtgaaataaaaactaTTGATGTATATcctgaaaaaatattaaaaagtataaattTTGGAAACGATTCAAATGTTGAATGCTGTATTTCTTCATATCAAAaagattatttaattaCTGGAACATCAGATGGTTTTATAGAGATTTGGAATTGGTATACtggaaaattaaatatggaTTTAGAATatcaaaaagaaaataaaattatgacaCATGATAATGCAATTGTTAGTTTATGTATAAGTAAAGAcgatgaaatattattgagTGGTGATTCTAATGGggttattaaaatatggaGGATAAAAACAGGTTCATGCTTAAGACAAATTAATGCACATACTAATGCAATTACATCTATGCATTTCAATACTGATCAAACACAAGTATTAACATGCTCTTATGATAATACCGTTAAAATACATGGATTAAAATCACTAAATTGTTTAAAAGAGTTTACAAATCATTCATCACTTGTTCATTCagctatatatacattagaTAATTCAAAAGTAATTTGTGGTACCGATGAAggtaaaatttttatatataatcacAAAACTTGTGAATGTATAAATTccttttatgtatattataatattaatgaaactATTATATACCCAGCagttattaatattatactaATAACCAAAACATTAGACGAATTAATTTTGGTATGCTCTAAATCACCTTACTGTTATATTATGAATCTAAAaggaaaaattattaagaCATATACCAACATAACGGATAGTGATATGAATAGTGAAAATTatgttaattttgtttatgcATGTTTTTCtccaaattataaatatgtatattgtTTAGGAGAAAATCAGTACTTATATTGTTTCGATTATATAACTACAAAATTAGAGACACAGATTAAATTACATGAAAAAGATGCAATAGGTATTATGCATAATCAGACACAAAACTTCATGGCCTCATGGGCTCTTGATGGATCTCTAAACATAATACAGtag
- a CDS encoding 26S protease regulatory subunit 7, putative yields the protein MEEEPTTQSKPLDDEDINILKSYGSGPYSKSIKKVETDITGLLTSINKLCGVRESDTGLCLPNQWDLQLDKQMLNEEQPLQVARCTKIINSDTDQTKYIINVKQIAKFVVGLGDKVAPSDIEEGMRVGVDRTKYKIQILLPPKIDPSVTMMTVEEKPDITYNDIGGCKEQLEKLREVVEMPLLQPERFVTLGIDPPKGVLLYGPPGTGKTLTARAIANRTDACFICVIGSELVQKYVGEGARLVRELFQMAKSKKACILFIDEVDAIGGSRGDESAHGDHEVQRTMLEIVNQLDGFDNRGNIKVIMATNRPDTLDSALVRPGRIDRKIEFSLPDLEGRTHIFKIHANTMNMSRDVRFELLARLCPNSTGSDIRSVCTEAGMFAIRARRKTITEKDLLLAINKVIHGCKQFSATGKYMVYN from the exons ATGGAAGAAGAGCCAACTACTCAATCCAAGCCATTAGATGATGAGgatataaacattttgaAATCATAT GGTTCGGGACCATATtcaaaaagtataaaaaaagtggaAACCGACATTACTGGGTTGCTTACTAGCATTAATAAGCTATGTGGGGTAAGGGAAAGCGATACAGGATTATGTTTGCCAAATCAATGGGACTTGCAATTAGATAAACAAATGTTAAATGAAGAGCAACCACTACAAGTAGCTAGGTGCACaaagataataaattcTGATACAGatcaaacaaaatatataataaatgtaaaacAAATAGCAAAATTTGTTGTTGGTTTAGGGGATAAAGTAGCACCTAGTGATATTGAAGAAGGTATGAGAGTTGGAGTTGATAGAACAAAGtataaaattcaaattttattaccTCCAAAAATCGATCCTAGTGTTACTATGATGACTGTTGAAGAAAAGCCAGATATAACATATAATGATATTGGGGGATGCAAAGAAcaattagaaaaattaagaGAAGTTGTTGAAATGCCTTTATTACAACCTGAGAGATTTGTAACATTAGGTATTGACCCACCCAAGGGTGTTTTACTTTATGGGCCTCCAGGTACAGGAAAAACATTAACAGCTCGAGCTATTGCAAATAGAACAGATGCATGTTTTATTTGTGTTATAGGTTCAGAATTAGttcaaaaatatgtagGTGAGGGGGCAAGACTTGTTAGAGAATTATTTCAAATGGCTAAATCTAAAAAGGCatgcattttatttattgatGAAGTAGATGCTATTGGAGGGTCAAGAGGAGATGAAAGTGCTCATGGAGATCATGAAGTTCAAAGAACTATGCTTGAAATAGTAAATCAATTAGATGGTTTTGATAATAGAGGTAATATAAAAGTTATAATGGCAACTAATAGGCCAGATACATTAGATAGTGCTTTAGTTCGACCAGGTAGAATTGACAGAAAAATTGAATTTAGTTTACCAGATCTTGAAGGAAGaacacatatttttaaaatacatGCTAATACTATGAACATGAGCAGAGATGTGAGATTTGAACTTTTAGCAAGATTATGTCCTAATAGCACAGGATCAGATATTAGAAGTGTATGCACAGAGGCAGGTATGTTTGCCATCAGAGCAAGGAGAAAAACAATTACTGAAAAAGATTTATTACTTGCAATCAATAAAGTTATACATGGCTGCAAACAATTTTCGGCAACTGGAAAATATAtggtatataattaa
- a CDS encoding meiosis-specific nuclear structural protein 1, putative, with the protein MKRYNEKDINARIQKEQQNEYARERIRAEIKLDNYSKLQGISIDKNEAAQNKKQAEELAKEKRVETNECNTKREDDYAMSVDFDSEKIKDERTRKCQLLNEKQKEEKEIADNILREKALQHALQNDEGYKRLKGKLDEIATLKVRENQIKDAKILKIKEKEEDEKKIGEQIEKIMKKEEKEDEKKKQANQEKIMETQKELQHQIDENSKKKKEKYYKNLKERTNIDNIVKSYQEEEKKKKEDGLIKQKKLLKEFQEQIELKNKKKELDKKNALEEELRNNEYIKEREQKMKNFHKKKEEKSIEKQKVVNELAHKEYLIHKEKENMDELLNKLYIDEHDFKEKQKEIQESEKKLQLKNEMLKQLEKDIKLKEEIRQHEREEDEQRKIKILEEKKKLDKIDQYTDQKRKEKLLQYRKEIYETFQEKKEAVKNERIQEEQEKHKIIQEQAYYENLINQEKAKLLDKYSKDIVKNVPEQEYDKIKDKN; encoded by the coding sequence ATGAAAcgatataatgaaaaagatatCAATGCACGAATCCAGAAAGAGcaacaaaatgaatatgcTCGTGAAAGAATAAGGGCTGAAATTAAACTTGACAACTATAGTAAGCTTCAAGGCATATCTATCGATAAAAATGAAGCAgctcaaaataaaaaacaggCTGAAGAACTAGCAAAAGAAAAGCGTGTAGAAACAAATGAATGCAATACCAAAAGAGAAGATGATTATGCCATGTCTGTTGATTTTGATAGTGAAAAAATCAAAGATGAAAGAACCAGAAAATGCcaattattaaatgaaaaacaaaaagaagaaaaagaaattgctgataatattttgagAGAAAAGGCATTACAACATGCTTTACAAAATGATGAGGGATATAAAAGGttaaaaggaaaattaGATGAAATAGCAACATTAAAAGTTAGagaaaatcaaataaaagatgCGAAAAtcctaaaaataaaagaaaaagaagaagacGAAAAAAAGATAGGAGAacaaatagaaaaaattatgaaaaaagaagaaaaagaggacgagaaaaaaaaacaagcaaatcaagaaaaaattatggaaACACAAAAAGAACTACAACATCAAATTGatgaaaatagtaaaaaaaagaaagaaaaatactataaaaatttaaaagaaagaaCTAATATAGATAATATTGTGAAATCTTACcaagaagaagaaaagaaaaaaaaagaagatggCTTAATAAAACAGAAAAAGTTATTAAAAGAATTTCAAGAACAAAtcgaattaaaaaataaaaaaaaagaattagataaaaaaaatgcattaGAAGAAGAATTaagaaataatgaatatattaaagaaagagaacaaaaaatgaaaaatttccataaaaaaaaagaagaaaaaagtatagaaaaacaaaaagttGTTAATGAATTAGCACATAAAGAATATCTAATacataaagaaaaagaaaacatggatgaattattaaataaattatatattgatGAACATgattttaaagaaaaacaaaaagaaattcaagaaagtgaaaaaaaattacaactCAAAAATGAAATGTTAAAGCAATTAGAAAAAGATATTAAGttaaaagaagaaataagACAACATGAGAGAGAAGAAGATGAGCAaagaaaaatcaaaattttggaagagaaaaaaaaattagacaAAATTGATCAATATACTGatcaaaaaagaaaagaaaagttATTACAATACAGAAAGGAAATTTATGAAACCTTccaagaaaaaaaagaagcagttaaaaatgaaagaataCAAGAAGAACAggaaaaacataaaattatacaagAGCAAgcatattatgaaaatttaataaatcaaGAAAAAGCTAAGCTTCTAGATAAATATAGCAAAGACatagtaaaaaatgttcCAGAGCAAGAATATGACAAAattaaagataaaaattaa
- a CDS encoding AP-1 complex subunit mu-1, putative has protein sequence MACISAIFIIDLKGKVIISRNYRGEINANLLEVFYNCVIDQEDNLIKPIFHVNGITYCWVAYNNIYILAITKKNSNATLIITFLYKLIQVLKDYFKVLEEESIKDNFVITYELLDEMIDNGFPQLSEVKILREYIKNKAHQLTVKNIKIPSAITNSVSWRNEGIKYKKNEIFLDVVESLNIIISSNGTVLRSEIMGCLKMKSYLSGMPELKLGLNDKLLFNKNLTNFSTLSNNGNNSNNNNNMANNNSNSGIASSNTNTVNNNRTKLVELEDIKFHQCVRLSKFENDRTISFIPPDGIFNLMTYRLSTHVKPLFWLDINISKKSLTKIEYIVKAKSQFKNKSIANNVEFHLPVPADVDSPHFQTYIGTVKYYPDKDILLWKIKQFQGQKEYIMNAQFGLPSVVSNENKDIYYKRPVNVKFEIPYFTVSGITVRYLKIIEKSGYQALPWVRYITQNGDYQVRIS, from the coding sequence ATGGCATGTATTAGTGcgatttttattattgatTTAAAGGGGAAAGTAATAATAAGCAGGAATTATCGAGGTGAAATAAATGCAAATTTACTTGaagttttttataactGTGTAATAGATCAAGAAGATAATTTGATAAAACCTATTTTTCATGTAAATGGTATAACATATTGTTGGGTTgcttataataatatatatattttagcaataactaaaaaaaatagtaatgcaacattaataattacttttttatataaattaatacaaGTATTAAAAGATTATTTTAAAGTATTAGAAGAAGAAAGTATAAAAGATAATTTTGTCATTACTTATGAATTATTAGATGAAATGATAGATAATGGATTTCCACAATTAAGTGaagttaaaatattaagagAGTACATCAAAAACAAAGCTCATCAATTAActgttaaaaatataaaaattccTTCTGCTATAACAAATTCGGTATCTTGGAGGAATGAAGGaatcaaatataaaaaaaatgaaatatttttagatGTTGTTGAaagtttaaatattattatttcatctAATGGTACTGTTTTACGAAGTGAAATTATGGGgtgtttaaaaatgaaatcgTATTTATCTGGAATGCCAGAATTGAAACTTGGCTTAAATGACAAACTTTTATTCAACAAAAACTTAACCAACTTTTCAACTCTTAGCAATAACggaaataatagtaataataataataatatggcaaataataattcaaattcTGGTATTGCTTCGAGTAATACCAATAcagtaaataataatcgAACAAAGTTAGTAGAACTAGAAGATATAAAATTCCATCAATGTGTAAGATTAtcaaaatttgaaaatgatagaacaatttcttttatacCTCCCGATggtatatttaatttaatgaCATACCGATTAAGTACTCATGTAAAACCATTGTTTTGGctagatataaatatatcaaaaaaatctCTCACAAAAATTGAATATATTGTTAAAGCTAAAtcacaatttaaaaataaaagtattgCTAATAATGTGGAATTTCATTTGCCAGTTCCAGCAGATGTTGATTCACCACATTTTCAAACTTATATTGGTACTGTTAAATATTACCCTgataaagatatattattatggaAAATTAAACAATTTCAAGGccaaaaagaatatattatgaatgCCCAATTTGGATTACCATCAGTTGTATcgaatgaaaataaagatatatattataaacgACCTGTAAATGTTAAATTTGAAATCCCATATTTTACTGTTTCAGGTATAACTGTACgctatttaaaaattattgaaaaaagtGGTTATCAAGCTTTGCCTTGGGTTAGATATATCACACAAAATGGTGATTATCAAGTTAGAATTTCCTGA